aattaattaatcgttggaaacaccgcataatttcactcagaattattagatgatgatccctttcaagaccgatatcagcgcctctcttgttgtgCACATATataagacaactcctaaatctactgttaaaGGCAAAGTGTTCAATCAGATTGTTGTTGGGTTGTCGATCTGTtggaacccaactgaccttatagcagGCTGTGTGTGCTCGAACAAGGTGTCAACAATGGCAAGGCGATggtagttgcagaaatccaaatCCTCCCACCATTATTTTTACGGACGCCAAGATCGTGTTACCTTTATCATATTGGCATTCAGTCACCTATGACAatcacaatgccacctttaagaaggctcccctgaactgcgtgtaatcactggtagaaagcatccttctccacagtatcggaagtctccgttaaaaaatttcaaaactttcagGTTGttagcctacaaatttctatcccttttattgACTTCTTGCGACAGGCAAGAAAgactttgaatttattcttaagccCAACGCACAGGGCTATGGCCAGCATTTAAgggcgatagtcaagctgcactaaaagcattgagtagtcctgcgatcgcctcgaaaatcgttcaggagtgCAGACCGatcgaactctatttctagattcaatgtgACGAAACTAATTTAAGTGCTCGGTCAATATGGTGTAttgtgaaatctcggatgccacAGCAAAAGAgtagtatcagtagcattggccaaggttgctatcaaaaactgagaacaaacTTCCGTAATGAcagatggcagagcctaaatgttgctagacacaccaaacttttcagaaactgacaaacatactgcaaactttatcctgtcgaaaagcaggaagacttacaAAAACTGGGCATATGTTCTGAATAGGAATTTTACAAAATGATACGCCTCATGTCATTAGGAAACGAAAATCACGAAGCCTGTGAAATATGTgattgccccgcctatggacgcatcagatatcagatctttggtgctgatgggTTCCAATTGcagtgggtagcatcacatctactagCTTATGTCCTGCGATTAATAAATGTGTTTGTTATATTTCTTTAGACGAGAGAACCGAATACCATGGAGCACTAGTCTGAGTGCTCAGGAACTATCCTTCTCCCCATGTCTCAAACAAACACGCAAACAACACCCTCTGTGCCGTGTGAAATTGTTAGTAAAAAATTCCTTATAACCTGCTTTAACAGTTCTTATGGTAATGATGCCCCTGACCCAGGATAGAGTCTCATTGTAGTGCGGTGCAGTTGTATATTTATTAAAACATTCCTATTTCATGCATGACGACCTTTCAAGATAAGAAAGCGGGTGGATTCACAGCGCTCAACCTAAATTGTGCATTCCTGTTTAGCTAAACTGATTATTTCACAACAAAATCGTAGATCCACATCGAGAGCAAATTTTCCATTATTACTCTATAGAAATAAACAAATGATTATTTTCATAACAGTAATAAACTTATGGCGAGCGACAATTGTTTGGAAAGATGCTCTGCAGACAAGTCATTCAATTTCATACACAACAgattaatttaaattataaaCAAATTGATGAATGCACTCTGCCATTAGCATATCTTACATAATGTCAACAATACAAATCGACTGCAGTGGCAATCACGTGTCAGAGCCTCAGTGATTTGATTCGGAGGAAGCTTTGTTATTGCACGACTCTTTTATTATCGTGTGAATGGTGAAGGGCGGCCGATTAGATAATTATATAGACCATAAATCGTTTAATCGAGAACCTGGAAATCCCTTCAGACGCTTTATATTAGGGAAATCCATTAGCCAATCTGCAGTATCCGGTATCATGCCAATCAACCGCCTATTCAGACGGAAACATTTTAATTACTCATTATCTGCGATTGATAAGATACCGCCTCAAACAAGTCTCACAATAAACAATTCATTTCGCGCTGATAGCATCAGACTTCCCAAATCAAGTCTGACTCACTTAAGTGGAACTATGAGAAATGGCATGCGAGAtttagcgatcaaggcacttacgtAGGCCGCgaatttggtttatttttatgCGCACGAGACATCTTAATTTGGTGATGAAGTGGTGACAAATTTTGCCGGCGCTAAACAATAGCGAGGTTGACACATAATTACTCAATTGTTTGACTTTTGGAACTCGGCTAATTGCTGCCGGATAAGATTGTGCTtatcaaagctgaaagatcttaCCTTCAATCGCGTCCATTCCGTACTCCTGTATCGAGTTGTCGTCGAACAGATGGGGTTCCGAGTCGTTTATGATAAGTTTGTTCTCCAAGGACACGGAGAGCTCGGCCGAACTCTCCATAGAGGATGGCGGCGTGCACTTTCTGTGGTAGCACCTACCCAGGAGCCACACAGGTTGCTCTTTTGAAAACGTCGACCTCATTTTTCCACTGAGCCCATATCGCATATTGTTCCACATCGACATTAGCCTGGTCTCCATCCCTCGAGTAGGCGTTCGACTTGTTGACGATGAGGAGCCACTGGAAGGATGGGCATGCAGCTGTTGCTGGTCCGACTCTTCATTGTTCCCGTAGAATTGCGTGAATGCACTCATAAAACGATTTGCGGAAATCTTGCGAGACGGGGTCGTTGCTTCAGGGCCCGACGCTGGCCTTTGTAATTTCATCTCGTCCTCAATGCCGCGCTCCTCGACCGGCGGGACACCGAAGGTCCCGAGCTTATCATCCGACAATTTCGAAACAAGCACATCGTAACTCATTTGCGCGGAATTCTAAACAAAACCACTGCCAATTCCGATCTTATCGATACTGAATGTCTTTGCACACTGGGGTTATTTATAGACTCAATTTGTTTacttcacgattttttttttctcgctcACATCCAATCGATTAGCGGAGTGATGTGTAAATCGCTACGGAACACAATCAATTGACAAAGAAAACAAAGATATGACCGTTTTGACGTTCTATTCTCAAACGATTGACGGAAAGCAGCGTCACTGACATATTTTCATGCCAATGATGCATTGTAGTGTGCCGCACGCCATCCCGTAGCCAGCATTTGAATAAATTCGAAATTAAATTCAGACTGAATGCTGTCTTATTGGACCAGATGTGACTATATAAAAGAAATCGTTCTTTTATTTAGAATTCAGGTTTTAGGTTTCATCAAATAGTTTAACAATTTAATAATAAGAGTTCACCAATAAACACTGAAACAAAACAACTGACCCGTGACttatcatccaggttgcgtacgCTCATGCACTTTCGGATGACGTTTGTTCGAAAATAAACTGACGTGGACTTGTCAGTGGTTGGGCCTTCAAAGCGGAGAATCGTCAACGTCAAACATTGCTCACAGGTCCCGGTtggaaatttcttttatttcaagtATTTTACGTGGACTTGACAAAAGATACCGTAAAAAATGGGTGTAATGGAATCGTTGCAACTTGACAGCATGCTCGGCGACGTACAACGTATGGATAAAAGACAGGTAATGTGGAAGAGTCCTTAATAAACATAACCTCGATTGATTGTTTCTCAGCAAAAAACCTGGATTTTGCTAAATAGATTATGGAGATAGTACTGTTTCGCAAACGTGAACCCTGTTGGTATCAAAAGTGCCGAAATTTTAGGTCGTAGAGTTAAAAATCGGCTCTTCTCATGCCAGGCACGTTTACCTGACGATTCAGTGATTGGGCAACGTAATCAATTTTGCCGTATGCCATTAAGTGCTGAAtgttatctcaattagagatgCAATTGTCTTTCGTTTCGGTTCGTTCATTATAATAACTTCAAACGGAGGGGACTTTGATACTTTCCATCTGCGCCGTTACCCCTTACTAAATATCAATTTATTTAATCCTCAGGGTCCTACCCAGGCACCTGTGTGTAGTTTTTATCATAATAAACGCTTCAAGGACCTAATTGGCAATTCTGTATAGTAAAATATTCCTTTTGTTATGATTAAAATTGCATCTTTGAGGGTTGTGTCATTCCAGTTCAAGCTCAGGTGGAAGTTGCATTTAGAAAACCACATTCAGAATTGTGCCGAATATAGCAGCTTTTGCCAATGCATTTGTTCACCAGTACTTCATTAAAAACGGAATCTAGACCTGCAACCTGGTTTCCAGTTAAAAGTCCTAAGATCCTATGATAAGcatgtgttgttgttgttttgcgTTACTAAGGTTACAAACCGCGGTACATTGATCTGGTTGTCAACTTGAGGCCCCATcaacaaatatattttttttcaggtatTTTTGCAACCGTTGCTGTAATTTTGGGGTTGCTCGCCAACTTTCCGACAGCCTTGCAACTTGGTTGACAGTCAGGTTGCTTTGTTGGCATCTTTAGGTTCATGCGCGGGGATATTCTAGTAATTATTGGGTCGTTTCCTATGAAATTAATAaatcaaatgtctaaattcaattatttcttttttgtttttcgtttaTTGTTTATTTGTGATGTATCAAACTAATTGCTCATACTATGGACGCACCTCTGCCATTCTAATGAGaaatcatgcatcctttttccGCAGAAGCCTGGCTCACGGGAGTCGATGAAACACTGAAACACTCCTCACAGCttctatgtttttttttatatcaaaaattgtCGAAATTTTGAAAGAAGTGGTAATCGATTGTGCAAGTTCTGGCGCACACAGTGGGTTACGAAGAGTTTCAAACTCAAATTCTTGCACCTATGGACGGAATGGAGTTGAATGTTGTCTTTCGAGAGGACGGAAGCAGACCAATTgatcaaaatcggtttaattaTAAGATTCCGCTTCATTTCGTCTAGTAGCTTGCAGTAAACATCCGCCGTGGTCGGTGTACCATGTTTCATACTGCTGCAGTCGATGGCACCTGAACCAGATCACCAAAAAACACCATGGGGGTATTTGTATTAATGTCCCGTTCATTTTGGTATTTGATGTCGATTGTTGGCTGCATAGTATAGTGAGGTTACTCTGTTCTAGCCTTCGGGCGTGTTTCCCAATCATCGCTTCGATAGTGGTGCGGGTGTACCCCCCACTTAAGAGAGAAAAAGGTTATATACCAGCACATCCAGTATTATTTGCAGATATTTAGTACTAACTCTTCGAATTAGACCAAAAATTTACAAATCCGCCCAGTTGGAATTGGCCTGTGCCCTGATAAAGTGCTTTATTCGAAAGTAGCATCTTAAAAATTCAGACGAACCAGCGAGGTCGGATCTTGCGCTGTTTTTGCACCGATGCAacgtccagttcggtgccaccgtcggcagaaacgatGCTGCcttgatcaacgctttcgatgaTCTGCACACGAATATATATAGGAAGAGTGAGGTGACCCTCgtgattgagaaccttggttttgttaatatttatcttcagtctcgACATTACCCATCTCTCTTTCCAATTCCAGAGTCATTTGACCAAGTTTCATTATTCATCATGGTCGAGGGaaaatgtcatggtccattgaaatcctccacgtcctccggacgaaacgtcgataacaagaagaaataatatcggtgataagatgTCACCTTGGCGGACTCCGGTGCACCATGAGACATTTTGCGTTATCGTGTGTCggtttgataatagctattagtttcttcggaatgcccctcctgcgtagagcacgccagatacaaTCCCTGCTCACGctaccgaaatcgatgaagagcagatgaggcgaagatctaaactccgcgcattgttccaaaatgatccggagggcgttgatgtggtcaatacagggGAATCtagagcagaaaccagcctgctccctGTCGATCAAGCCTTACAGCGATGAATAATTCTGATTTCTGATGATTTCTCCTCTGTTTGCATCCGCTGCGGCGCGAGTTAATTAAATATCATATGGTTGTGAATTGTGATGATGTTATCCTTCCAACTCCTCATCCTACTCgatgcgttgttgacgtttcgatggcagtaaaattttgaaattaaaaagcTGCTAGTCCACAAGAATAAAGGAATTGGTGAAAAAAGGTTCTTACCCTTAGACAGATTTCGAAAACATTGCATTTCTCAAACTCCAACGTTAGTAAACACCGGCAACACTGCGGCGAGTTGACGGTGGAAAATTCGGCAAACAGAAAAGCGTGACTTTTGAAGAAGATGAAACAAAGAATCGTCCGACAAATACCCCTTGGAGTCCATAATAATACTGCAGAAGTCAATAGATGAGAAAGTATTTGTATAAACTTAAATAGTATTTCAAGAGAAAGCGGATTCAATGGACATCCAAAGGTGAAAAAGCCACTTCTTAACGTGAGGCATAGAAAAGTTCAAAAGGATTATGGTTAGCCTGATGGCTTACTGGAATACTTTGCCATTTTATACGAATGTTTGTTTGGCAGTTTAAAATCATAGACTCTTCTGAAAATAACATTTTCTAGGATAACAACCACCCCAAAAATACTGCCAAAGTTTGTAGGGAATGGTTTGTGGGTGAAAGGATGTTCTGAACTGGAGTCGGACATCGGTATATCCTCGAAGTCAGGGACTGGAAACAAAGTTAAAACCTCGCGAAGGGCATTGCGAAAATGTTTGCGGTACGTATGCTATATACCTTTGAAGCTATTGTTGAAAATTCTGCGTAGAGAGAGGGAAATATTACCAATGAGGTGCTCGACTAAGGAAGGGATAAAGAAGGAAAGGTTGCACATAGCCGGGGAAGGAGAgagggagaaaaagaaaaatagagaagttatatactaaaaaaatcacagcatGAGCCACACGATAATTAAAGCAAGCCTACAAAGGATCCTAGAAACTAAATGATAGTGGGAGAGGAGTAAGCGATGTATGTATCGATGTACGATATCGATCAATGGAAATATTAGCTTTGATTGTCTCATCTAGATCGAATGGGCCACTCTGTTCGGTTATGGGCTTTATCGAGGGGATCGGGGGGTTCTCAAATTACCATCTAATGTATCAAGCCTATTTTCGGTCAGCCTTTGAGACATTTCCAATTGACTTCCATGTTTAGGAACGAGCGAATTGCcaacgcgaattacatgtccataccatcgaagacgtgtTTTTCCGCAGTTTCTCTACATTGGGTGCCATATCGATCGCGCCGGTCTCAGATATGATTTTAACGTATGACGCCACAGATCCAGCAATAAGTTTGCTGCGTTCGCTAACTTTGTACCTCACCAGCACTTGGAACAATAGGGAACGGCAGGGCAAACACTTCCGGAAATTTTGAGAGTTAGACATTCGTTGATGCAGCGATCGCACAGGCCGTCAccatttcatccaagttgcgttgatCCGTGAAACAGTTTAATGGCTCAGTTCACCGAGCATCAATGTGAGAAACTTAAATTCCACAGTTCAGGTCTGGCAGCTTAGCATACCAGAAAAGTTTGTGTAGCACGCGACCAAACATCTTATGTATTTCCCGAATTGCAATATAGAAAAGGCGATGCTTCTGACGATGCTTCTCCATGACCGCATAACGTGTATTGCTCGAGTTGCTCCACAGTTGTTGAAAAACCTCGCTTGGTTCACAgtaatttgaacgatgtcgcgaatgCGATTATCAAGAGTAAATCTTCATATTAAGGGATAACAACGAATCGgtatttgattaaaaaattcactgaggcaGAGTGTTAGGTCCCAAATCTTCGCTTTCAATTGGCTGGCTGCattgtttttagatttttagatcctgttgctttcattTGCTTGCTAGCTTCTTGACGGTGATAGCGTCCTGTTTGGAAAAATGGTAAATGAGCTAATTCTCCTTTGAAATGGGTTAGAAATATTCTCGTCAATGTTTCGAGAACTTGGACGATTGTGTCAACTACCAATGTAAAGAAGGTTGTAGCCGTTCCACCGCGTTCATGCTCTATTTCGGAGCTCCTGGCACCCCACCACCAAGTTTCTTACAAAGCGCCGATGGCAACGCACCGCTTCTGAgagctcttccaagttccttcATCTTGCCAGGTACCGATATTTTTCCTGCAGACTCTGATTTGTTTGTTTACATGACGCCGTCGTTGCATCGAAACCCCTTTGTGATTTCTCAAAGGGGCCGGGCGGCGAGATGGGCGCCTAAATATTTCAATCTCTCGTAAAATCTGTCACCATGAAAGATCAAGTAGAATTCACTATCATAGTGGAGTCACTTCACTTATACTTCATTTCTGTCAAATATTAAGGAGTGTATATTTACTTTCAACTATTAAAATGAAAGTATCGCGGAGTGCCGCAttaaattttgagaatttaaCACAATTTAAAATATCGGAATCGTAGCACGAAACTTTTATCTCAATAAGCAGCAGTCAGTTCGAAGACGCCTTCTCTGAAACGGCTAACAAGTGAAACAACCCTTCAAAACGTATGCAATCGAATTCAAACCTCACAATATTTGCCTTCTGTCTTTTAACTCAATTCTCattctatatttttttcatttcagttttTATATCAGGTACTTAGTTTTGGTATGATTGTTTCGTCTGCGCTTATGATATGGAAGGGTCTAATGGTTGTGACTGGAAGTGAATCACCCATTGTCGTCGTGCTCAGTGGCAGTATGGAACCAGCTTTTCATCGAGGGGATTTACTGTTCCTGACAAACTACCGTGAAGAGCCCGTCCaagtaggagaaattgtcgTATTCAAAGTGGAAGGACGGGACATACCAATCGTTCATAGAGTAATTAAATTGCATGAAAGGTAATAGGTTCGATCACAATCAAATAGGAATACTCATTTTATTAAAACATTCCACAGTCGTAACAATGGAACCGTAAAATTCCTCACAAAAGGTGATAATAATTCCGTAGATGATAGAGGATTATATGCCCCCGGTCAATTATGGCTGACGAAAAAAGACATTGTGGGCCGAGCGCGAGGCTTCCTTCCATACGTAGGCATGATTACGATATACATGAATGAATATCCAAATTTGAAGGTAAAAATAGCTTTCAACCTAGTTATTCCTCATGAATGTTTATTCAATCTTATTTCCTTTTACTTACAGTATGCTATTCTGGGAATTCTGGCGATTTACGTTCTTCTGCATCGTGAATAATACATAAGAAAAATCTCGGTGTATTATTCCATACGCAGCACAAAAGAGTGTAATTTACGGAAAAGAAGAGGCGAAAAAAATACGAACACattctttatttttcaaaaaacaaaaaaaaaaacaatcgaaTTGTCCACCTTCCATACACTTAATTTTTTCCTCTGTTTAAGATAGAGAAAGGAGGCGGAGGATACAGGATTAATTAACCACACGTTTATGTGTGTTTATATCGTTAAGTActgatgtgaaaaaaaaataaaacctgtgtGTGTAAAAGACTTCGAAATGTGTTGCTagaattgttttcttttttatatatttttttggaggaaataaattataaaaataaactaTTGGTTTCCAAGTGTCTGCGTTATCAATGTATATTTTGGGTCGGGTACCCTGTTTAAAGACGAAGCAGAATAGGGTGTGTTTTTACTACAAGATCATTATTGATTCAAGCACTAGTCGGTTCATTTACGCTTAGATATACCCCAAAATAACTAGTTTCAGCCACGAAAGCCTACGCTACATCGTCACGACTGATTGGATCTTATGAACAATGATGAACATCCTCTTCTATGTGATACTGGTGCATTACAAAATAGAAGAAACATGGACGTGGCAACATCGTCATACACACATTAGCTTTATTAGAATTTATTTTCGGTGAGCTTTCTTCCCTCATCCTAAATCCAGGATCATTTCCCGAAGACGCCCAAatcataaaataattgaatcacCTTCGCATTACCAGTATTTTCGGTAGATGTGTATTTTTGGGTTTTGCCAAATGTCATGCGAACTCTAAAACTGCACTCGTATTCAGATCATTCGAGGAGCACTCTCtgtcatcacttcaaaaattgtttagaaataattaaaaacagaTAAATGGGAGGCCCAAGCGATTAGGCTC
The DNA window shown above is from Hermetia illucens chromosome 5, iHerIll2.2.curated.20191125, whole genome shotgun sequence and carries:
- the LOC119656652 gene encoding signal peptidase complex catalytic subunit SEC11A produces the protein MGVMESLQLDSMLGDVQRMDKRQFLYQVLSFGMIVSSALMIWKGLMVVTGSESPIVVVLSGSMEPAFHRGDLLFLTNYREEPVQVGEIVVFKVEGRDIPIVHRVIKLHESRNNGTVKFLTKGDNNSVDDRGLYAPGQLWLTKKDIVGRARGFLPYVGMITIYMNEYPNLKYAILGILAIYVLLHRE